In Alosa alosa isolate M-15738 ecotype Scorff River chromosome 19, AALO_Geno_1.1, whole genome shotgun sequence, a genomic segment contains:
- the LOC125283836 gene encoding procathepsin L-like, whose protein sequence is MKLLIIAAASLAVVSCASLSLEDLEFQAWKLKFEKSYNSFEEEVQRKLVWLSTRRRVLAHNILADQGIKTYHMGMNQFSDMNNQEYNQAILLSHFNRSNANANAIANAQASAQKLAFAPRQQGSDAELPASVDWRQKGCVNRVKDQHQCGSCWAFGAIAVLESHTCIEHGYLPSLSEQQLLDCSRAYGNHGCHGGRETAAYQYVRDNGGIDTDEAYPYKAKDAICRFKPSGVGALCYGHVELPFGDEEALKETVAFVGPVAVVIDAGQSSFQHYVSGVHYDPHCSKTISNHVVLVVGYGTEDGQDYWLVKNSWGVHWGDQGYIKLSRNQNNQCGVASFGTYPQV, encoded by the exons ATGAAACTGTTGATCATCGCAGCTGCCTCTCTGGCAGTGGTGAGCTGTGCCAGCCTCTCACTGGAGGACCTGGAGTTCCAAGCATGGAAACTCAAGTTTG AAAAATCCTACAACTCCTTTGAGGAGGAGGTCCAACGTAAACTTGTCTGGCTCTCCACCCGCCGCAGGGTCCTGGCCCACAACATCCTGGCTGACCAGGGCATCAAGACCTACCACATGGGCATGAACCAGTTCTCCGACATG AACAACCAAGAATACAATCAGGCTATCCTCTTGTCTCACTTCAATCGCTCCAATGCCAATGCCAATGCCATTGCCAATGCCCAAGCCTCAGCCCAGAAGCTGGCATTTGCCCCCAGACAGCAAGGGAGCGATGCTGAGCTGCCCGCCTCAGTGGACTGGAGGCAGAAGGGCTGTGTGAATAGGGTGAAAGACCAGCACCAGTGTGGATCCTGTTGGGCTTTTGGTGCA ATTGCTGTGTTAGAGTCCCACACCTGTATTGAGCACGGCTACCTGCCCTCTCTGAGCGAGCAGCAGCTGCTGGACTGCTCCCGTGCCTATGGGAACCACGGATGCCACGGAGGTCGGGAGACCGCGGCCTACCAGTATGTCAGAGATAACGGCGGAATAGACACGGACGAGGCCTACCCATATAAGGCAAAG GATGCAATCTGCCGCTTCAAACCGTCTGGAGTTGGCGCCCTCTGCTATGGGCATGTGGAACTGCCGTTTGGAGATGAGGAGGCTCTAAAGGAGACGGTAGCGTTTGTGGGTCCTGTGGCTGTGGTTATCGACGCCGGACAGTCCTCCTTCCAGCACTATGTATCTG GTGTCCACTATGACCCTCACTGCAGCAAGACGATATCAAACCACGTTGTGCTAGTTGTGGGTTATGGAACTGAGGACGGCCAAGACTACTGGCTGGTGAAGAACAG TTGGGGTGTCCATTGGGGAGATCAAGGCTACATCAAGTTGTCCAGGAACCAGAACAACCAGTGTGGCGTCGCCTCGTTTGGAACTTACCCGCAAGTCTGA
- the LOC125283835 gene encoding procathepsin L-like: MKLLLIAAASLAVVSCASLSLEDLEFHAWKLKFGRVYRTPEEEAQRKDIWLSTRRRVLTHNILADQGIKTYRMDMNHFSDMHLEEYRVLLGDLVPPNVTVSPSGQGKMAFRHKQGAELPAAVDWRKTGCVTDVKDQGSCGSCWAFSATGALEFYTCIYKGYLPSLSEQQLVDCSWSYGNEGCNGGYKHKAFQYVSDNGGIDTEASYPYEGQDSSCRFKKSGIGAYCSGYMRLPYGDEGTLQTYVANEGPVSVSIDAGHESFRQYSSGVYYEPACSSSKTNHAMLAVGYGTEDGQDYWLVKNSWGVRWGEQGYIKMARNQNNQCAIACYPYYPLV; encoded by the exons ATGAAGCTGTTGCTAATCGCAGCTGCCTCTCTGGCAGTGGTGAGCTGTGCCAGCCTCTCTCTGGAGGACCTGGAGTTTCACGCATGGAAACTCAAGTTTG GTAGGGTCTACAGGACGCCTGAGGAGGAGGCCCAGCGCAAAGACATCTGGCTCTCCACCCGCCGTAGGGTTCTGACCCACAACATCCTGGCTGACCAGGGCATCAAGACCTACCGCATGGACATGAACCACTTCTCCGACATG CATTTGGAGGAATACCGTGTTCTCCTGGGAGACTTGGTTCCTCCAAATGTCACTGTATCTCCATCTGGGCAAGGCAAGATGGCCTTCAGACACAAACAGGGTGCTGAGCTGCCTGCAGCTGTAGACTGGAGGAAAACTGGCTGTGTGACGGATGTCAAAGATCAAGGCTCCTGTGGATCGTGCTGGGCCTTCAGTGCA ACAGGTGCACTGGAGTTCTACACCTGCATATATAAGGGATATCTCCCCTCTCTGAGTGAACAGCAGCTGGTGGACTGCTCTTGGTCATATGGGAACGAGGGCTGCAATGGAGGCTATAAGCACAAGGCTTTCCAGTATGTCAGCGACAACGGTGGGATAGACACTGAAGCATCTTATCCTTATGAGGGACAG GATTCATCCTGCCGTTTCAAAAAGTCAGGTATTGGTGCCTACTGCAGTGGATATATGAGGTTGCCGTATGGAGATGAAGGAACTTTACAGACGTATGTGGCAAACGAGGGACCTGTGTCTGTTTCTATTGATGCTGGACACGAATCTTTCCGTCAGTATTCATCTG GTGTCTATTATGAGCCTGCGTGCAGCAGTTCTAAGACTAATCATGCCATGTTGGCTGTCGGTTACGGAACTGAAGATGGCCAGGACTACTGGCTGGTGAAAAACAG CTGGGGTGTCCGCTGGGGAGAACAAGGCTACATCAAGATGGCCCGGAACCAGAACAATCAGTGTGCCATTGCTTGTTATCCATATTATCCTCTGGTCTGA
- the LOC125283837 gene encoding procathepsin L-like, with product MKWLITVAASLAVVSCASLSLEDLEFQAWKLKFEKSYNSFEEEVQRKLVWLSTRRRVLAHNILADQGIKTYRMGMNQFSDMNNQEYNQAILLSHFNRSNANANAQASSQKLAFAPRQQGSDAELPASVDWRQKGCVMRVKDQHQCGSCWAFAAIAVLESHTCIEHGYLPSLSEQQLLDCSRAYGNHGCHGGWETAAFQYVSDNGGIDTDEAYPYEAKDEICRFKPSGVGALCHGHVELPFGDEEALKETVAFVGPVAVAIDAGQSSFQHYVSGVHFDSHCSKTITNHVVLVVGYGTEDGQDYWLVKNSWGVHWGDQGYIKLSRNQNNQCGVASYGTYPQV from the exons ATGAAGTGGTTGATCACTGTAGCTGCCTCTTTGGCAGTGGTGAGCTGTGCCAGCCTCTCACTGGAGGACCTGGAGTTCCAAGCATGGAAACTCAAGTTTG AAAAATCCTACAACTCCTTTGAGGAGGAGGTCCAACGTAAACTTGTCTGGCTCTCCACCCGCCGCAGGGTCCTGGCCCACAACATCCTGGCTGACCAGGGCATCAAGACCTACCGCATGGGCATGAACCAATTCTCCGACATG AACAACCAAGAATACAATCAGGCTATCCTCTTGTCTCACTTCAATCGCTCCAATGCCAATGCCAATGCCCAAGCCTCATCCCAGAAGCTGGCATTTGCCCCCAGACAGCAAGGGAGCGATGCTGAGCTGCCCGCCTCAGTGGACTGGAGGCAGAAGGGCTGTGTGATGAGGGTGAAAGACCAGCACCAGTGTGGATCCTGTTGGGCTTTTGCTGCA ATTGCTGTGTTAGAGTCCCACACCTGTATTGAGCACGGCTACCTGCCCTCTCTGAGCGAGCAGCAGCTGCTGGACTGCTCCCGTGCCTATGGGAACCACGGATGCCACGGAGGTTGGGAGACCGCGGCCTTCCAGTATGTCAGTGATAACGGTGGTATAGACACGGACGAGGCCTACCCATATGAAGCAAAG GATGAAATCTGCCGCTTCAAACCGTCTGGTGTTGGCGCCCTCTGCCATGGGCATGTGGAACTGCCGTTTGGAGATGAGGAGGCTCTAAAGGAGACGGTGGCGTTTGTGGGTCCTGTGGCTGTGGCAATCGATGCCGGACAGTCCTCCTTCCAGCACTATGTATCTG GTGTCCACTTTGACTCTCACTGCAGCAAGACGATAACAAACCATGTTGTGCTGGTGGTGGGTTATGGAACTGAAGATGGCCAAGACTACTGGCTGGTGAAGAACAG TTGGGGTGTCCATTGGGGAGATCAAGGCTACATCAAGTTGTCCAGGAACCAGAACAACCAGTGTGGCGTCGCCTCTTATGGAACTTACCCGCAAGTCTGA